In Gossypium arboreum isolate Shixiya-1 chromosome 5, ASM2569848v2, whole genome shotgun sequence, a single genomic region encodes these proteins:
- the LOC128292587 gene encoding uncharacterized protein LOC128292587, protein MASIVTTTITNGADQNLVLRLSNDGNPPPTIKNTQTATFPLAVPANYVNGALVYEVGNSLKWILFWTTDNQVSTKMFKISDSIDWKQVANNLKSGQMSEDMITYAKYEYTAWANIGPNSYGQAVTASINARPVSK, encoded by the exons ATGGCTTCTATTGTTACCACTACTATCACAAATGGTGCTGACCAGAATCTAGTATTGCGTTTGTCGAACGACGGAAATCCCCCGCCAACGATCAAGAATACACAAACAGCAACTTTTCCGCTGGCTGTGCCAGCCAACTATGTGAACGGAGCTCTTGTGTATGAAGTCGGTAATAGCCTCAAGTGGATCCTTTTTTGGACCACTGATAATCAG GTCTCTACTAAGATGTTCAAAATTAGTGACTCCATTGACTGGAAACAAGTTGCAAACAATCTTAAATCCGGCCAAATGAGCGAAGATATGATTACATATGCCAAGTATGAATACACCGCATGGGCAAATATTGGACCAAATTCTTACGGTCAAGCAGTAACCGCCAGTATCAACGCCCGTCCCGTGTCTAAATAA